The proteins below are encoded in one region of Rhododendron vialii isolate Sample 1 chromosome 7a, ASM3025357v1:
- the LOC131332194 gene encoding probable folate-biopterin transporter 6 translates to MRRPDAQDSSDTEPLAADHESPATTQPDRKSLLHPHKDYEKTTPLSLLLQPFQWLQMLSHQLNTSFVVGIFLVYGLSQGFSGSFFRVVTDYYWKDVQKVQPSEVQLYMGLYYIPWVMKPVWGLLTDVFPVRGYHRRPYFVLAGVLGTVAALVVALSGKLAVGVALVCLVGITAAMAIADVTIDACIARNSIEFRSLAPDMQSLCGFCTSVGALVGYSTSGLFIHHLGAQGALGLLAIPPASVIGLGLVIYELKTNAVVSSDKNIKVQAVQKLGGAIKGMYQTIQIPQVWKPSLYMYLSLALSISTHEGQFYWYTNPKLADGPAFSQEFVGMIYAIGALASIVGVLIYHKLLKDYPFRKLLFFAQLLFGLTGMLDLIFILRLNKRVGVPDSFFVITEECISRIVTRIRWIPMIVLSTRLCPLGIEGTFFALLMCIDSFGSLTNKWGGGMVLHIFHVTRTDFSNLWLVVLIRNILRLATLSFIFLIPNVDPSETIIPADLLGNTIKSGEDEDADNLQLVPFNEEDEV, encoded by the exons ATGCGCAGGCCGGATGCACAAGACTCCTCCGACACAGAGCCTCTCGCAGCCGACCACGAATCCCCGGCCACCACACAGCCGGATCGGAAAAGCCTCCTCCACCCTCACAAGGACTACGAGAAAACCACCCCTTTGTCTCTCCTCCTCCAACCGTTCCAATGGCTCCAAATGCTCTCACACCAACTCAACACCAGCTTCGTCGTCGGTATTTTCCTCGTTTATGGCCTCAGCCAGGGCTTTTCGGGATCTTTCTTTAGAGTCGTCACCGATTACTACTGGAAGGACGTTCAAAAG GTGCAACCATCGGAAGTACAACTTTATATGGGCCTTTACTATATTCCATGGGTGATGAAGCCCGTGTGGGGCCTCTTGACAGATGTTTTCCCGGTGAGGGGTTACCACCGGCGGCCCTACTTTGTGTTGGCCGGGGTTCTGGGGACTGTGGCAGCCTTGGTTGTGGCGCTAAGCGGTAAGCTGGCGGTGGGGGTGGCGTTGGTTTGCTTGGTGGGTATAACTGCGGCGATGGCGATCGCTGATGTGACGATTGATGCTTGTATTGCTAGGAATAGTATTGAGTTCCGGTCATTGGCGCCGGACATGCAAAGCCTTTGTGGGTTTTGTACTTCTGTTGGTGCTCTTGTTGGGTATTCTACTAGCGGATTGTTTATTCATCATCTTGGAGCTCAg GGAGCATTAGGACTTTTGGCGATCCCACCAGCATCAGTGATAGGGCTGGGTTTAGTGATCTATGAACTCAAAACAAATGCTGTTGTTAGTTCGGACAAGAATATTAAG GTGCAGGCAGTGCAGAAACTTGGGGGAGCAATAAAGGGGATGTACCAAACCATCCAAATCCCGCAGGTGTGGAAGCCATCACTCTACATGTACTTGTCGTTGGCACTCAGTATAAGCACTCATGAAGGACAGTTCTATTGGTACACTAATCCTAAATTAGCTGATGGTCCCGCATTCTCCCAG GAATTCGTTGGAATGATCTATGCAATAGGTGCATTGGCTTCTATAGTTGGAGTGCTAATCTACCACAAACTTCTAAAAGACTACCCATTCAGAAAGCTACTTTTCTTTGCCCAGCTCCTCTTTGGCCTCACCGGAATGCTCGatctcattttcattttacGGTTGAACAAAAGAGTGGGAGTTCCAGATTCCTTCTTTGTTATCACGGAGGAATGCATTTCCAGAATCGTGACCAGAATCCGATGGATTCCCATGATTGTGTTGAGCACACGGCTTTGTCCTCTGGGAATCGAGGGCACATTTTTCGCGCTTTTAATGTGCATAGACAGTTTTGGTTCACTCACCAACAAGTGGGGCGGAGGAATGGTTCTTCACATATTCCATGTCACAAGAACTGATTTCAGCAACCTATGGCTGGTGGTGCTCATAAGAAACATTTTGAGACTTGCAACTCtgtctttcattttccttatcCCCAATGTTGATCCATCAGAAACCATAATCCCTGCTGATCTTTTGGGGAACACAATAAAATCCGGTGAGGATGAGGATGCTGATAACTTGCAACTTGTTCCCTTCAATGAGGAAGATGAAGTTTAG
- the LOC131332195 gene encoding uncharacterized protein LOC131332195, whose product MEGSATNEVKQGKKKNKERESPCEKEKEIPIPFDAEREKEILSDLLLRDGNTEMENVEVRQQERKSKDKEKETPPGFLGERTTKTEAHANVEVIRESETKGEEREIEALPNVETEKNSPLDFIRERETEMEALADNEVRGSKKKGEERENHCERKKDIRPSEREKEKKTSPGAEMENDAPPNDDICPICFENYNIPCKTNCGHWYCANCIITFWLYKSLFLRCKCPLCNQPIKIMTPDPSLSLRTENEVVEALFIIQAYNRLSGGGVHSLILKMRLLSRLAPMYLKRLLPYLLPAILVVLIVIGVIMFLMLKRYSRGLLDPDKLILNFAIARIVALALSLSYNYYGFGFLPGGFWGVSTIFECCTVGLVLVLAAVGLFRRITNNRLQPHRRSRRVLPPVVEPLPPVPGP is encoded by the exons ATGGAGGGTTCTGCTACAAATGAGGTTAaacagggaaagaaaaaaaataaagagagagaaagtcctTGTGAGAAGGAGAAAGAAATTCCTATTCCTTTTGatgctgagagagagaaagaaatcctCTCTGATTTACTCCTCAGAGACGGAAACACAGAAATGGAGAACGTTGAGGTTAGGCAGCAAGAGAGAAAGAGCAAagacaaggaaaaagaaaccCCTCCTGGTTTCCTTGGTGAGAGAACCACAAAAACGGAGGCCCATGCTAATGTTGAGGTTATAAGAGAGAGCGAGACAAAAGGCGAGGAGAGGGAAATAGAAGCCCTTCCTAACGTTGAGACAGAGAAAAACAGCCCTCTTGAttttattagagagagagaaacggaaATGGAGGCCCTTGCGGACAATGAGGTTAGAGGGAGTAAGAAAAAGGGCGAGGAAAGGGAAAATCattgtgagagaaagaaagatatCCGtccgagtgagagagagaaagaaaaaaaaacctctccTGGTGCCGAGATGGAGAACGATGCACCTCCTAATGATGATATCTGCCCCATTTGCTTTGAAAACTACAACATTCCATGCAAGACGAATTGTGGACATTGGTATTGCG CGAATTGTATTATTACGTTCTGGCTCTATAAAAGCCTTTTTCTACGTTGCAAATGCCCATTGTGCAATCAACCCATCAAAATAATGACGCCTGATCCATCTCTATCCCTTCGTACTGAGAATGAAGTTGTTGAGGCCTTGTTTATAATTCAGGCCTATAATCGTCTTTCTGGAGGTGGAGTCCACAGCCTCATCttg AAAATGCGGCTGCTATCGCGTCTGGCACCAATGTACTTGAAGAGACTCCTTCCCTATCTGTTACCTGCGATTTTGGTGGTGCTAATTGTGATTGGAGTTATTATGTTCCTGATGTTGAAGAGATATTCTAGAGGACTCTTGGATCCTGATAAACTTATACTCAACTTTGCCATTGCCCGCATCGTTGCT TTAGCTTTGTCACTTTCCTACAACTACTATGGCTTTGGATTTCTTCCTGGAG GGTTCTGGGGGGTCAGTACAATCTTTGAATGTTGTACAGTGGGTCTTGTACTCGTCCTCGCTGCAGTTGGTCTCTTTCGCAGAATCACCAATAATCGTCTTCAACCTCATCGTCGAAGTCGAAGAGTACTCCCTCCCGTCGTTGAGCCACTACCTCCTGTTCCTGGGCCTTAA